The following coding sequences are from one Beggiatoa alba B18LD window:
- the plsY gene encoding glycerol-3-phosphate 1-O-acyltransferase PlsY, whose amino-acid sequence MLTDIFLILIAYLLGSLNAAVILSRVMGFTDPRTQGSGNPGATNVLRLGGKKAAIITLLLDVLKGVLAVLLANLAGLGAMSTALVGFAAFLGHLFPIFLHFRGGKGVATAFGVILVFNGWAGLATLLTWLIVAFISRYSSLSALTASLLAPLYLYLSGAPAPYWGITLLISALLIWRHRANIQKLCNGQESKIGAKKSPDTTLS is encoded by the coding sequence ATGTTGACTGATATTTTTCTTATCCTGATTGCTTATCTACTAGGTTCTCTCAATGCAGCGGTGATACTAAGCCGTGTAATGGGATTTACTGACCCTCGCACGCAAGGCTCTGGAAACCCTGGCGCGACCAACGTGTTACGGCTAGGCGGTAAAAAAGCTGCGATTATTACGCTTTTACTCGACGTGCTGAAAGGTGTGCTTGCTGTGCTTCTCGCAAATTTAGCGGGGCTAGGAGCGATGAGTACGGCACTGGTTGGATTTGCCGCCTTTTTGGGGCATCTTTTCCCCATTTTCCTGCATTTTCGGGGGGGAAAAGGGGTTGCAACAGCATTCGGTGTTATCCTTGTTTTCAATGGCTGGGCAGGACTTGCAACACTGCTTACATGGTTGATAGTCGCTTTTATCAGTCGTTACTCTTCACTCTCCGCGCTGACTGCCAGTCTGCTCGCTCCCCTCTATCTTTACCTTAGCGGTGCTCCCGCCCCTTATTGGGGAATTACATTATTAATCAGTGCATTATTAATCTGGCGACATCGTGCTAATATTCAAAAATTATGCAATGGACAAGAAAGTAAAATCGGTGCAAAAAAATCCCCTGATACAACATTATCTTAA
- a CDS encoding penicillin-binding protein 1A encodes MGLLLATIAVGIGIYLQWYIIDTLPATEHLKDVQLQIPLRVYTNDGKLIAEFGEQRRIPVSKDNLPPMMVKAMLAAEDSRYFEHSGVDIKGLLRAAWVYLKTGEKSQGGSTITMQVARNFLLSPEKSWTRKLKEIFLALQIERELSKEEILTLYLNVIFMGNRAYGAGAAAQIYYGRNLKDLTVAEFAMLAGIPKAPSANNPISNPDRAMQRRNYIINRMLEFSYITADQHKEAMSAPNTAKIYATTLEADAPYIAEMARAFVQSKYGDDADTKGYRVITTINSYLQSKAQTALRNALFDYDERHGYRGAIGREHLPTNPTPEDLNNLLSKYAVQGGMFPSIVLAIKEKSLHIYNNRIGEFDIAWENLAWAGRYIDDNRRGANPKSPKDIANKGDVIMVRPIKQLVNPENTTMDEDGNEEVQAPTSDDLSTLNDPSVKWRLSSVPQIEGALISIKPNNGAIIALAGGFDFNQSKFNRVTQALRQPGSNFKPFIYSAALDKGFSAASIINDAPKTYQTGTTTWRPENYSHKFYGPTSLRTALTHSRNMVSIRLLEEIGVGYAIDYVSKFGFKKERIPYNLTTALGTGEVTPLELVTGYAILANGGYKIEPHFIARIEDSAGNIIFEANPATVCYDCDMSKPIEPTKVFTNLPTALPAETTVTALVPTATNQPKTPLSAELVLRPQNAWIMTSMLKDVVRYGTAKRALKLNRNDIAGKTGTTNGPNDAWFSGYTPDVATTTWVGFDQPRSLGSKETGGRAALPMWMEFMEEALKQYKERTLPKPDGLITVRIDPNTGLRATGDNPNGKMEEFSSESVPTRYAPTYKETTDTSQGQSGNPLEPLF; translated from the coding sequence GTGGGACTATTGTTAGCTACTATTGCAGTTGGGATAGGTATCTATTTGCAATGGTATATTATTGATACGCTCCCTGCTACTGAACACTTAAAGGATGTGCAATTGCAAATACCTTTAAGAGTTTATACCAACGACGGCAAACTGATTGCTGAATTTGGTGAGCAACGGCGTATTCCAGTCAGTAAAGATAATTTACCACCGATGATGGTAAAAGCTATGTTGGCTGCGGAAGATTCTCGTTATTTTGAACATTCTGGCGTTGATATTAAAGGCTTATTGCGTGCGGCTTGGGTTTACCTTAAAACGGGAGAAAAATCGCAAGGGGGAAGTACAATTACGATGCAGGTTGCACGTAACTTTTTATTATCCCCAGAAAAAAGCTGGACACGCAAATTAAAAGAAATTTTTTTAGCGTTACAAATAGAAAGAGAACTCAGTAAAGAAGAGATTCTTACGCTATATCTGAATGTTATTTTTATGGGAAACCGTGCTTATGGGGCTGGGGCAGCGGCTCAAATTTATTATGGACGTAATCTGAAAGATTTAACTGTTGCAGAATTTGCCATGTTAGCAGGAATCCCAAAAGCCCCTTCTGCAAATAATCCCATTAGTAATCCAGACCGTGCCATGCAACGGCGTAACTATATTATAAATCGCATGTTAGAGTTTAGTTACATCACCGCAGACCAGCATAAAGAAGCAATGAGTGCCCCAAATACGGCAAAAATTTATGCCACAACATTAGAAGCAGATGCCCCATATATTGCTGAAATGGCAAGGGCTTTTGTACAAAGTAAATATGGTGATGATGCCGATACTAAAGGTTATCGCGTTATCACAACCATCAATTCTTACTTACAGAGTAAAGCACAAACAGCATTGCGCAATGCATTGTTTGATTATGATGAACGCCATGGTTATCGGGGGGCTATTGGGCGCGAACACTTGCCAACTAATCCAACCCCTGAAGATTTAAATAATTTATTGAGTAAATACGCTGTTCAAGGTGGGATGTTTCCTAGCATTGTTTTAGCGATTAAAGAAAAATCATTACATATTTACAATAATCGCATTGGGGAATTTGATATTGCATGGGAAAACCTTGCATGGGCAGGGCGTTATATAGATGATAATCGGCGCGGTGCTAATCCTAAAAGTCCTAAAGATATCGCTAATAAAGGCGATGTGATTATGGTGCGCCCGATTAAACAGCTAGTAAATCCTGAAAATACAACGATGGATGAAGATGGTAATGAAGAGGTTCAAGCACCAACCAGTGATGATTTATCGACACTGAATGACCCCTCGGTTAAATGGCGTTTATCCTCAGTCCCACAAATTGAAGGGGCATTAATTTCTATTAAGCCGAATAATGGCGCAATTATTGCCTTAGCGGGCGGGTTTGACTTTAATCAAAGTAAATTTAATCGGGTTACACAAGCATTACGTCAACCTGGTTCTAATTTTAAACCCTTTATTTATTCTGCTGCTTTAGATAAAGGTTTTTCTGCTGCCAGTATCATTAATGATGCACCTAAAACCTATCAAACAGGGACAACCACATGGCGACCTGAAAACTATAGCCATAAATTCTATGGACCTACCAGCCTACGCACTGCATTAACACATTCTCGTAATATGGTTTCTATTCGCTTATTAGAAGAAATAGGCGTTGGCTATGCTATTGACTACGTTTCAAAATTTGGCTTTAAAAAAGAGCGCATTCCGTACAATCTCACGACTGCATTAGGAACAGGCGAAGTAACCCCGCTTGAATTAGTCACAGGCTATGCCATTTTAGCCAATGGCGGATATAAAATAGAGCCGCATTTCATCGCAAGAATAGAAGATAGTGCAGGCAATATTATATTTGAAGCTAATCCCGCAACTGTTTGCTACGATTGCGACATGAGTAAACCTATAGAACCAACAAAAGTATTCACAAATTTACCCACCGCCTTGCCCGCAGAAACCACTGTAACGGCATTAGTCCCAACAGCAACAAACCAGCCTAAAACGCCATTGTCTGCTGAATTAGTGTTGCGCCCACAAAATGCGTGGATTATGACCTCTATGTTAAAAGATGTTGTCCGATACGGTACTGCAAAACGCGCATTAAAGCTGAATCGTAATGATATTGCAGGTAAAACAGGTACAACAAATGGTCCTAACGATGCATGGTTTTCAGGATATACGCCTGATGTCGCTACAACGACTTGGGTTGGATTTGACCAACCGCGCTCTTTAGGTAGTAAGGAAACTGGCGGACGTGCAGCATTGCCGATGTGGATGGAATTTATGGAAGAAGCATTAAAACAATATAAAGAACGAACCTTGCCGAAACCTGATGGTTTAATTACCGTCCGCATTGACCCTAACACAGGATTACGTGCAACAGGCGATAATCCTAATGGTAAAATGGAAGAGTTTTCCTCCGAATCTGTGCCAACACGATACGCACCGACGTATAAGGAAACGACAGATACGTCTCAAGGACAAAGTGGTAACCCTTTAGAACCTCTCTTTTAA